The following coding sequences lie in one Arachis ipaensis cultivar K30076 chromosome B05, Araip1.1, whole genome shotgun sequence genomic window:
- the LOC107640362 gene encoding peroxidase C1C-like has protein sequence MKLPRPLLVALLVLSLIVVPSKADLDDFFNGFGFHFRHGRQQQQQQEQQEQQAQGNDNQDPPGAQVNEPRGSYIAGAYGIGGSPPPPQQTAVQPAEPADFKPAQTVITNNLGGLSVGFYDRSCPNAEKIVADWLAELIKTNPSAPANFIRLAFHDCAVGGCDASILLDSIGQGDKVEKGSIFNGMSLKGADLIDDLKMRLEEECPQTVSCADAIAFTANEAMAIAGGVRQRPLGGRRDALNSLATLADQNLASPTATIDQMSAIFKRLGFNQEEMVVLLGAHSVGTAHCDLFMDRVYNFRNTQKPDPVLPLPYVEDLRRLCANPGTPQFRNPNVNFDETPYALDNRYFKNLVQNKALLLSDSSLKDDPRTGPTVRQMAENDTLFPKRFAELFTKMTTFNVLTGLLGEVRKTCRSTNN, from the exons ATGAAGTTGCCACGGCCACTGCTGGTGGCGCTTTTGGTGCTGAGCCTGATCGTCGTTCCTTCAAAGGCAGATCTGGATGACTTTTTCAACGGCTTCGGCTTTCACTTCAGACATGgacgacaacaacaacaacaacaagaacaacaagaacaacagGCTCAAGGAAATGATAATCAAGACCCGCCGGGAGCCCAAGTAAACGAGCCCAGGGGTTCATATATTGCTGGTGCATACGGCATAGGAGGATCGCCGCCGCCACCTCAACAGACGGCTGTTCAGCCTGCAGAGCCGGCTGATTTTAAGCCTGCACAGACGGTTATTACTAATAACTTAGGTGGTCTGTCGGTGGGGTTCTACGATAGAAGTTGCCCTAATGCAGAGAAGATTGTGGCTGATTGGTTGGCAGAACTTATAAAGACAAATCCATCTGCACCTGCTAACTTTATTCGTCTTGCATTCCATGATTGTGCTGTTGGT GGTTGTGATGCCTCGATCTTGCTAGACTCCATTGGGCAAGGAGATAAAGTGGAGAAGGGTTCAATCTTCAACGGAATGAGCCTCAAAGGTGCCGATCTGATCGACGACCTAAAAATGAGATTGGAGGAAGAGTGTCCACAGACAGTGTCATGTGCAGATGCGATTGCTTTTACAGCCAACGAGGCGATGGCAATAGCTGGGGGAGTCCGCCAGCGTCCTCTAGGAGGACGCAGGGACGCCCTCAACTCCCTGGCTACCCTGGCAGATCAGAACCTGGCCTCGCCAACTGCCACGATAGACCAGATGTCCGCAATCTTTAAGAGGCTAGGTTTCAATCAAGAGGAAATGGTGGTGCTCTTGGGTGCACACTCCGTTGGTACAGCACACTGTGATCTTTTCATGGATAGGGTTTACAACTTCAGAAACACGCAGAAGCCTGATCCAGTGCTTCCATTGCCATATGTGGAAGATTTGAGGAGACTTTGCGCTAATCCTGGAACACCACAATTCAGGAACCCTAATGTGAACTTTGATGAAACGCCTTATGCATTGGACAACCGCTACTTCAAGAACCTTGTACAGAACAAGGCTTTGTTGCTGTCGGATTCTTCGTTAAAAGATGATCCTAGGACGGGTCCCACCGTGAGACAGATGGCGGAAAATGATACGTTGTTCCCAAAGAGGTTTGCTGAGTTGTTCACTAAGATGACTACTTTTAATGTGCTCACTGGTCTTCTTGGAGAAGTTAGGAAGACTTGTAGGTCCACTAATAATTGA